The region aatttttcatcggaacttttatttattttttattttacttagttaaaatcctagtttttaatcacctcctcaaatcaaaatatttttctcaccaaagtgtttttaattgcattcataaataattattttcacagtccttgtgggtacgataactcgacatttacttgtcactttattacttgttgcgattgtgtacacttgcacatttctgtcgttccaaCTATTCAGGAAATCTTTGGTAGAATTTAATTTTAGttggtatatatggcatgtattaggACCCTTTTGTATGTATGATATtggtgttagagtatgcccaaagatcaatcatgaaatggttgtaataacatacttgatttatcatgtttattaatataaggcgttaccattattatttcagtttcttttctgtgtgtataaataaactgttttctaataatgtcctaagaataatatgattattcttaaaagatccttagtcaagtattattgttggataggacaacaataatgcattaagactaacatgtagttgattgatgataaagagttatcattgatatggaatatcagaatcgatgcatgaatatgtgtgttagagaacaacatattggactgacccattataagtatgtttcttggattattatgtaattgtcacgacattactcatagtgattaatatgtatataatcctcagacttgagatcatcataatcccaacatcgtgagtagtatattttgatacagtcaaacgtacaccgtaactggttgttctataaaggctggtgttggatataccacaatcgatgtagagggatatggttggtcgatatagaataagtctcttctacataatgggagtaatatcttaggccacttgattaagtgagactagaaatgcatgaccatgctcaaataagttgatatgagatgtcatacttatttgtatatcgtagtctgcttaaaatatcaaggaacatggaatggactatacaagtgtgactattccatgacttgtgtccaatctagagataaaggacttaaggattattgcataaaaggttaatcataaaaggttatgtcgaatcatgatctcttgtgacttaggtagcaatgatgcattgctagatgccactcattgtttgtaacattggaatcgttctagtattactgctaacgttacaagaacctacagggtcacaccctatagttaaaatgaacggaataaaccatagttggtattgtttttaggtgtcacttgaattaaattaattatagaattaatttaattcgatttccaacacattatgtacaaggttgttgtacacatattgaggttagcatatgaattcaaataaatatatggtttatcgaaattatattataattaatgtaattataatttttggtttaaaatattattatatttattctaattcataaataaaaaccctaaaaataaataataaggatataagtatcccgtttttctttgttttggtctagcagccgtcaaagaaaattcactctcaaaactgttttggggatttcttccgttcgtagtcaactgggtggatcacgtagaggtcggagtctcgatagattgcggcttagttcgactgtagatcagactacacGTTGTTGAGAAGTTGCTGTCTATTCATAAcagcattaggtaatttcgtaacccttttcaccccgattcgttcctcacacatggatccgtggttagggtcgtcgattattaaattttttcgctgcgccgtaggggtgccggcgattCAATAATTGGTTCTTAGTTTTGAGCAAGTTTTACTTGAACTTGTGTTGTCTGATTGGAAAACAAATGGAATTAGGCATGTTTTACTAAGATAGGCTTGTTGATtaagaatgaaaatattgacATTCTGATGAACTATGGTATGAAATGGAAATTGATGTTTTGATGTGTAAATTATAACTTGTATATGCAACTTGAAGGTGTAATGTCATGAAATGCATTGTGGTGTCAATGATAGCACATTGGTTAGGTAAgttaggatgtttgaaatgacatgtttaagtgtgtttgaatgatgtttaaagtcACTGAATGTGTGCCCAAAATGAAATGGTTAGTTATGCATGATTTGGCCTTGAAATGACTTGGTTTTAGGTAAAtttttgggttcacacggcctgggcacgaACTATCACATGGCAGGGTGTCATTTTGAAATTTCTTAGTGTTCCAAGTCAGTGAattacacaacctagcacacgggctggcacacgggcgtgtggggcaactcagtgagttacacagatggggacacaggctgggacatgacCATATGTCCCTTGTCTGAATGTTACACGGCTTGGGGtgatgtcacatggccgtgtgacctctgtgTTCATatttttgcatctttttcttaaaacttctgttttgtttcaaattagtcttaatttgcttctaagctatttttaaagCTTTGAAAGCTCCATTTAAGACTCGAAACCGAACGATTtcttttatattgaatattacttataattatgaaattgaattaattattgaatgtaaATTGTACTAATTGTTCCAGCTTGACTGGTAACATTCGATATCCTATTTCGGCAACGGAAACGGGATATGGGTGTTACAACACACACAActgatttatgtttttttgagttaataataattctctttgagtttttcttcaagaattgctcttgagtttcttttagaatctgttcaagctttttcttgccaaTATCTCTTTCTTGGAGGGGGAATTAGAGCCATTGAAAGGAGTTATGGATTCTTAATGTTTCCAGGGCTTCTTAGGACGTCATCTTCTCTTTTTTATCCTTAATTTATCGTTTCttgcttatttaagttagttcttgTTGTTTTGGCttgctgattttattgattttcattCTAGGTTAAAAGTTGCTTCAAGAAAGACATTCTCTTATCTTGTCCCATCAAGAAACACATTAAAATTAGGAGTTTtaatattttgttgttgttttaaaCATTCTTGTACAAAACAGTTtgcttttgtctttaaaatcacttctaacaaatttgtttgtattttgtttTTCCAGATTTGGTTGGGGCATTTTCTTGAGGTCCAAGGACAAtttctttccatccaagaaaGCCTAATTCGTTCTCTTTTGGACTCTTTATCAGCcggttcatctttcttttgttttaatttcgtttGACTCTCCTTTGTGACAACTAATCTGTTTTTATGgtttctcatttcaatttatgTTCGTCTAGAGATCTAGGATATATCcacgactttgacaaactttacaaTCCGCTTCCGCATTCATTTGTCTCATTCCTTATCACCAAGGAACATTCTAATGTTCTCTCTTGTTCATTAAGGGTCATTTGGCTTGACAAGATTAGTCCCATTACATGGAAGAGACTCAAGTCACATCTACTTGGATCCTTGCTAAATTGTAAACATTATATTTTACCAGGGTAATTATTGTAAATCCTAACGGATAAACATGTATAGAATTTGAAATTCTTAGGACTCTCTTATTGTAGATGGGAACTAATCTCAATTATTGATGTAAATAAATTTGTACCATTGGACTTaaaggagctcaactataaatagagctTTCCCCTTCATTTGTACCCATTCCTTTCTTAAGTTAAAGAATATACTGAGAACATTTACTCAAACGCTTGATTTCGATATTTCTCTTTGACTTTTCTGTTCATTTCTtgctctttgtttttttttcttaatttcttttcaCTTTGCCTTGGTGCCTTAGAAAATATGTGCttaaattcttatttttttcgAGAGCAAACtgacttaagaaaattttgagcccAATAAATATACTAAAATCACGAAATTTACCGGACTAAACTTAAAAGTTATTCCTCTAAAATGCAGGTCGGAGTGAATGATTTAACACAAACATGTCCGAAAGCATAGTGCCTTCCTCACCTGTTCCAATTGCTACTATAATAATACAAATtccttattattttataatttcaacccacagaaagaaattatttttgataaaataacaGTTATTAATATGTTACTAACTCTCTCTGTGTTAAATAAAAGAGCCAGGCCATCATAAGAGACAATAGGAACAGAGACTGTTTAGTATCATTTCCTTTTGCAATTTCTTGAAATTATAAGTATAAACTTATTTGATTACATcaccttatttttttttaataaaaatcttaGAActgaatgaaaatgaaaataataattgcACCCTTTGATTATTATAAGTATTTGAAAGTTCGCTCTTATTTAAGTCCTACATCCAAAGCCGAAAAGCCAAGCAAAATTTCACTATCTACCATTTTGGCCTATATGTTTTTAAGTTAGTACTTGGCTCTTCTTTTGTTTGGAACTCTGTTTTTTTTAGTGAAGTAACATCTCTTGTTcattaagaaagaaaataaggttcTGTTCTTTCTTTGAAGTTTGAAGAATCAAGGAGAGTGCTTTGTGGGTGAAAAAATGTATGCAGAAACAGGGCTGTTTTTCCCTTACATGCAGAAATTTTCTGAAGATTTTCAGCAGTTCATAGATTACTGCAAATCCCAGAAACCCAATGCTTCCAGGGTACTGAATATCTTAACCTTTGTCTCTGATTTATTTTTCTCACTTTCGTTGATTTGTTTTCTTGGTGATCTGCATTTTTTTGATTGAGTCTGGTTTTGAAGCTGGTTTTAGCTTTGATTTGCCTCTATCTGATGAACTTGGGGCTCTTTGATCCTTCAGTAATTCTGTTTTTCCTTTTAAAATGGAGTATATAAATGGAGAATTTTTTGGTTTGTTTCAgttaaaatttcaagttttatagtgatttcataGTGGAACTTCATTTCCCCCATTATACAGATTTCAATATTTGGGAAACTTTTTGTTCCATGTCCTCCTCTAATGATAAAAAACAAAAGTGAGGAAAAAAAACTGTAATTTTGAAGCTTCAGTCTTGATGTTCTATGCCTTTTGGGTTCTCATGGAGGGTGGCTTTAATTAGTTTATTCTCTTGAGACATTATCTCAGAAATCAAACAAGGCTGAAATggggaaaaaaaatgaaagcatGTTTACATGCTGCATCaggaaaagggaaagaaaacaaagaaaagttaGAATATAATTGGAAAATGATTTCCATGTCACGACTTCCGTGTTCTTGAAgatttcctccattttcttttaactttttggtGTGAACTGGTTTTTGGGTCACTTTTTAAGCCACTTATGCATAcagattaaaatagaaaaaaagccACTAATTATTGTTCTTTGgttttggatttctttttagTGTTAAAAAATTTTTGGGAAGTACAAGaggtttattttatctttattttagttgatgtcaaaagtaaaaaattttagttatgggaagagtaagagaaaaaaaaaatggcTCCTCGTACATGGTGTTGTGGATCCTTTCTTAGTGTAATAAGGGttagtttttataaatatttatccaATTACACAAagaaacatgatttttttttttaaagaagggTTTTGTATTTGATTATTAGTGTGTGTGATTGCTAGTAGTAATTTGTTTGTCTTAAACTATGAACTATTTCTGTGTTCATACTGAAGCATAGAAAGAAGCATCATCAGAAATTTATCATTTCCTTTGGCTCTAATCATCTTGGTGTCAATCCTACAAGCAACTACCAGAGTTTGGTATTGTATAGCACAACCATGATCAAGGTTTAGTATGTTATTTCTAAAACGAAATATTTAGATCGATTCGTTCAACAATCGAATATTTGAATTTGGTTGTACTCCTGTACTGGTTTCTGTGGATCGCCAGGAAAGAAGAGGCACACGATAAGCTAAGTTGGTCATGGGTTGATGACAGTTACACTAAAATCTTCCGGCTTGGGTTTGACATGTTTGATGTAGGGCAGTTCTTTTGTAAAAGAATCAATTAATAATGGCTGTTTATcaggagaaaaaaaaacaatatgtaATGAACCGAACTCATATGTTGGGGCTAGTCAAAATTGTACTTTTTTGTTTTATGgatttgatagattattatgctaaaaaattattttagcctcCCTTATTTTTGTTTCATTCAGCAAAAGATGTTattcaacaattaataatatTAGTATGTTAACCTTCCTTGTATTCATTCATGCCTAATGTAGAACAACCTGGTTCAGATTTCCACAATATCCGAGTATGACCTTGGAGGAGAAGGTGATCTGTTCAAAGCTCCAGAGCCAATCATTGAAGAACCAAATCTGGGGCTTGATCCCATGACTGCTGCCATCTCATTAATCTCATGTGGTGAAGATGTCATTACTTCCCAAGGACTTAAGGCTGCTGATATTGAATCAATCCAATATGAGCAACTTTTAGAGGTTCTCTATGAGTGTGAAAAGGATATGATGGCAAAAGCAGCTATGGAAACACCACTGTCCGAGGTCCTTGATATCAAGATTCCTGTTGTGAAGATCAATGAAAACCAACATCTTGAAAACAAAGTGCTCTCTGATATCCCATTTCAGAAAAGTGTCAGCTCGAGTTGCTTAAGGTCAATGGAGTGGTCGCAAGGAGCTGTAATCAAGCCTAACTTTCTGGATTTTCCTGGAATGGATTTTGGTTCTGTTTATGGAATGAGGAGAGCTTTTAGTGAAGGAGATATACAGGTTAGTCTTAATTGCTTGGTTTTATACGATTTTACCTGTGCAGTGGCAGATACTAATGCTGTCAACTTTTCTGTTGGCGTTTATGTGAAATACCAtttcttttcttaaaaataatCCGATTTAGAACTTATTTCTACAGCAAATGCACCATATTTTAAGATGTTAGGAGCCTTTCCCTTGAATTACCTCGACCTTGGCTAATTAGAGGAGTATCTTTCCATCCATGAGTTTCCTGCTCTTCACTGCTGGAGCCCAAAAGTGACCTTAGCACAAACCATTTAGATTAGTTTGCAACTATGTTGTCTTATCAACATATGAACACAACATTCTTTATCCCATTTCAAAATCGCACTAGGAAGCGATGTTGATCCTCCTCTCTTTTCCACTGATATCTAAAATTCAGACATGTTCCCCCTTTTGTCTGGAAAAAGAAACCAGCAGAATCAAGTGACACATCAAATTATAGTCGTGCACCGAGCATGTTTGCCATTGTAATGACTGAGAAACTTTTAGATGTTTGTGGCCATTTCCACAGGATGAGCTGGGTCATTGATACTGAATTTTTATGACAGACTCTTGGCAATGGGAATGGGAGCGTCATCTGTTCTCCTCTTGAGCGACCAATAATGATCAGCTGCTGTTCTACTGAAGATCGAAGGGAAAAGCTTTCCAGATACAGGAATAAGAAGACCAAGAGGAACTTTGGAAGGAAAATCAAGGTATTTCAATTTCCATGCATTTTACAATCAAACAAGTAAAGACTCCATGGTTATTTTTGTGAACCTTTGTTGGACTTGGGTATTGAAACTTATGATATGGTTCACTTTGTCCAGTACGCTTGCAGGAAGGCTCTTGCTGACAGTCAACCAAGGATCCGTGGAAGGTTTGCAAAGACTGAAGAATCTGACAACTCCAAGAGGCAGTAATTGTTGACTAATTCAAAAGTAAAACAGGAATGAAGTAGCTAGACCCTAGAGGTGATGgataatatatttatgtatataatctCAGTAGTGTCAACTTGGCGCACAcacacacatatttatatatataaaccttTGTGGAAATCTTATACAGAGTTGATGCTAAATAAACCAGAACGTAGATCCTGAGAAATAATTCTATCTTATTTGCTGTAATAACCTCCTCTCCTCTCCAAGTAGGATGTACATAGTGTTTGTTCAATAAAATGATGGCAAAGCAGAAATTTGCACTTGTTCATACAGGTTATATAAAACGATGATGAATGTTTAAGATGTTTCAACACTCCATCATGAGCTCATCCATGGATCtatttgattgcatttcattGGACAACAATGGGCCAATAAGCTTGTCCAGGCCGACACAAGGGTTTTGGATTTTTGTGTGGTGGCACAAAAGTATATACCTTTCAAGGAAGTGTTTCTTTTTTATTAGGTGTTGATGTGTCAGGGAATTTGGTTTTCAATGCCGGGATGATTTCCCAAAACTTCCAATAATTTTGTCAAATTATGTATTATTAGTTTTACCTTGGGAGTTTAATTCCAACCATTGGTTGCTACAATAATTCTCACAAGTGGACAAACACAACAATAATTTCATTTGTGGTAAATAAATATCATTTCTTAATAGTAGTAAGCTGCGCCAACAGGCTCTTGTTGGTAGATCGGAGTCACCAACATGACATTAATCAAAATTACAAGATACTATAAACATGTACACCCACTCTGtgataaaaaattcttttaaaagaaaaaggttaGTTTATAAATAATAAGTGACAGATTTATAAAGAAAGTTggtagcttttcttttttcttttaattaatgtataggactaaccttaatgttattattttaatattaatatatattttctaaaaatccTAAAATTCCTATTGTAAACTCAATATCCAGTATCTACATGCCGCATCAccggtttgaaaatttatttataaatatataataaaaatgtttgaatatatagatatatctatttatataataatattttataacaactACAAAAATTATAACTATTACTCAAATTACTATTGGAAACTTAATTTTTGTAATCAAATACTCAAAATCTTATTagaaattcaattttgtaattttttaaaaaaaattataaaatttataatggcaaaaaacataattatatagtttttacgaatttcacaatttttaattaacaatttttacAAAGTATTTAGTTACAACATTTGGTTTCCAATAGGAACTTTAGTAATGGTTATAGATTTTTGTAGTTTTTATAAAATACTGTTATATAAATAATAGATTTTGGAACAAATAACATGGCATGCTGACCCTATTGATCGATCAATGTCGGTCAACTTGGTTAACTTTGATCAACATGTCACGTCAtgggttttaaaatatatttatataatatataacaaaatatctaaatataaaaaaatgtatctATTTATATCATAACAACAAAAATCTATAACCCCCGACGTCATGACGTCAACTCGGTATTTTaaagattttacaatttagtcctaattcgaCCTCGGGTTAGctttagagcttttgtaagctcataTAAAACCCAAAAATGGCTTTATATTGCATTGTATGATTGTATTGGTTGAAATTAAGCATTAATAGTATAAATCAAACATAGTTTGATCATAGTTGTTCCGACAACGAATGTGACACCCTGTAGCTCAGACCCGACAATTGGGTCGGGTaatggagtgttacatttagtggtattagagctataggTTTAGCTGATTCTCCAACTAAATCGAGCTTAGAATTGAGTCTAGAGATACATTGACCATTGCCAAACGTGCGAACGTTTGGACTGAAAATACtgcaacaaatatatatataataaagtagTAGTGTTTGCAAGTATATAGGTTAAATTGTAATACATTTTTGTACAATGGGGTACATgaagtactccaaggatcgtacccaagcgAGGAATGATTAAATCCAAAATTATTtctacaataataagtctaaacaGTACCCACCAAAAATCATATCACGATAAATAATAGAgagtattaatattataaaataaaataaaattactagaACGAAATTAATCAACAAAGAAATCATGATTAACAAACAGAAGATTAACTCACTTAAGTggttgaaattaatttcaaaactgGGGTTTTGGTGAATTAGCTAATAACTAATCAATTATTACCTTTTAGCCTTTAACTGATTAATTAATCGATAAATACtcacttatctttcgacctcgcTTTTTAAACctggataaattatgatttactcaaCAAACTTATCTTTTGACCTCGTTTACCTAGATGACTTCCTATGGTTGccaatcctagggtttaagcatacataatttaAGCCAACTAATTCCATGGGGAACTCTTGTTTTTTCGTTAATTACTCTCACATCCACTCATTAACCTTCCTAAAGGATTTAGCTACTCATGAGTCTAGAGACCATTTCCtaagaattaatttaatcatgcaaaaacacaaattaaactaaaatgaaaGAAAGAGGAAATTGATTCGCTTGATAAATTGGATGTGTTTAGCTCCACGAATTCCTTTAACAACTAGCAAGATATCGATGTTGGCAAGCAGGAAgtgaaagaaaatataaaaatacttaaTAACAAAGTCTTGGACTCAAATCAAATCCAAgttagaacaataaataaaaaatattttgaaaagaaaataaaagtctaattaaaatcctaattaaaaaaaagtttataactAAAACCTAAAATCTACCCTAAAATTTAGCTTAGCATAAGCTttcctatttataggcaaagttAGCTGCTCAATTAGGTCAATTTACAAGCCTTAATTACACTAAATATTGGTTGTGCAGATGAAAACACCCTTAATTAATTTTTGCCCTCCGTTAGACCTGTGTTACGACACAGGTTTATGCGTGCGCCTCATGACACACAACTTCGAACTTGTCTTTTGGAATTCATTTTGCTATGTTGCAACTTCGGAGGCTTGTGTTGTGACCCAATTGTTGTTCCTAATATTTTTGGGCCTGAAAATAGGTGTCCTGCATACTCAATTAACTCGTTAAAACTACCTTAAAACTCATATTAACCTAAGATGTCAACTAACTCAAAATTATGCTTACAAACGCTTATTTTGCAATAAATTAAATCTAAGCTACTGAAACtaaaaatgcaataaaataacctaaaatgacTTAAAAACAAGCTCATTGAGTGCTGAAAAGTACCTAATTTGCCACTACAAATTGTGGAAGGTCAAATACCCATACATTTAactcattgcttgtcctcaagtaaacaaatttaaaataaaagacaaCTAAAAGAAAACACACAAGATAGTAAAGTACTCAAGCATGTTTTGTACACCTAATTGGATCGAAGTAATATAAACAAGAGTTATTTTATATTACTAAagtatttcaatttatttcttcTTGCAAACAACTATACTTGAATATTCCAATCGAAAGATTCGTTACTCCGTGCTCCACTTGATATCAATCCAAGATTATTCTAATcttttttctctttcaatttatttgtgttgattatatgtttatttcaattgagttagagattatgaataacatgagtggttAAATCCTTTTGgagagattaacgagtggatagAGATGTGATTAACGAAGGATTTAAGGTTTCACGAAAGGATTAGTTGGTATAGATACACattcttaaaccctaggcttgacaataCTAGGAAGTAATCATAGGGGAGACAGGATTGGGAGATAAGTCAAATCTAGTAAATCGTAGTCtatcctggttgagaaagtgaggtcgaaagataagcaAGTATCAACCAATCGATTAATTAGTTTAAGGATAGGAGGTAATAATTTGTTAAAAGgtagctaatccaccctaaaccctaatttgaaGTTAATTACAAACCCTAAAACGAGttaattttccttatttttttatctatttagtTGTTTGTTTGCTTTCttgtttatttagtttacttatttAACTTCTCTTATTaaactattt is a window of Gossypium hirsutum isolate 1008001.06 chromosome D08, Gossypium_hirsutum_v2.1, whole genome shotgun sequence DNA encoding:
- the LOC107909035 gene encoding uncharacterized protein isoform X2; this translates as MYAETGLFFPYMQKFSEDFQQFIDYCKSQKPNASRISTISEYDLGGEGDLFKAPEPIIEEPNLGLDPMTAAISLISCGEDVITSQGLKAADIESIQYEQLLEVLYECEKDMMAKAAMETPLSEVLDIKIPVVKINENQHLENKVLSDIPFQKSVSSSCLRSMEWSQGAVIKPNFLDFPGMDFGSVYGMRRAFSEGDIQTLGNGNGSVICSPLERPIMISCCSTEDRREKLSRYRNKKTKRNFGRKIKYACRKALADSQPRIRGRFAKTEESDNSKRQ
- the LOC107909035 gene encoding uncharacterized protein isoform X1 translates to MYAETGLFFPYMQKFSEDFQQFIDYCKSQKPNASRNNLVQISTISEYDLGGEGDLFKAPEPIIEEPNLGLDPMTAAISLISCGEDVITSQGLKAADIESIQYEQLLEVLYECEKDMMAKAAMETPLSEVLDIKIPVVKINENQHLENKVLSDIPFQKSVSSSCLRSMEWSQGAVIKPNFLDFPGMDFGSVYGMRRAFSEGDIQTLGNGNGSVICSPLERPIMISCCSTEDRREKLSRYRNKKTKRNFGRKIKYACRKALADSQPRIRGRFAKTEESDNSKRQ
- the LOC107909035 gene encoding uncharacterized protein isoform X4; amino-acid sequence: MAPRTWCCGSFLSVIRISTISEYDLGGEGDLFKAPEPIIEEPNLGLDPMTAAISLISCGEDVITSQGLKAADIESIQYEQLLEVLYECEKDMMAKAAMETPLSEVLDIKIPVVKINENQHLENKVLSDIPFQKSVSSSCLRSMEWSQGAVIKPNFLDFPGMDFGSVYGMRRAFSEGDIQTLGNGNGSVICSPLERPIMISCCSTEDRREKLSRYRNKKTKRNFGRKIKYACRKALADSQPRIRGRFAKTEESDNSKRQ
- the LOC107909035 gene encoding uncharacterized protein isoform X3: MAPRTWCCGSFLSVIRNNLVQISTISEYDLGGEGDLFKAPEPIIEEPNLGLDPMTAAISLISCGEDVITSQGLKAADIESIQYEQLLEVLYECEKDMMAKAAMETPLSEVLDIKIPVVKINENQHLENKVLSDIPFQKSVSSSCLRSMEWSQGAVIKPNFLDFPGMDFGSVYGMRRAFSEGDIQTLGNGNGSVICSPLERPIMISCCSTEDRREKLSRYRNKKTKRNFGRKIKYACRKALADSQPRIRGRFAKTEESDNSKRQ
- the LOC107909035 gene encoding uncharacterized protein isoform X5, which codes for MIKISTISEYDLGGEGDLFKAPEPIIEEPNLGLDPMTAAISLISCGEDVITSQGLKAADIESIQYEQLLEVLYECEKDMMAKAAMETPLSEVLDIKIPVVKINENQHLENKVLSDIPFQKSVSSSCLRSMEWSQGAVIKPNFLDFPGMDFGSVYGMRRAFSEGDIQTLGNGNGSVICSPLERPIMISCCSTEDRREKLSRYRNKKTKRNFGRKIKYACRKALADSQPRIRGRFAKTEESDNSKRQ